From a single Hymenobacter sp. YIM 151500-1 genomic region:
- a CDS encoding glycosyltransferase family 4 protein — protein sequence MNILILNDTFTVGGAEIFSARLAEALLANGNNVWLYSVHNSKHIDSKMLQHNAPNVPVISLHTRFDWWVEKADSLSRRLDVDFKMREFLVTSHLKKFIQEHDIEVVHAHMFVSDYLAATVKHTGAKFARVASMHGTHEGFLYNYIHNTGWIIPNYVEKLNKCLDGLDSIIYSTDRNIAFLKEPIINKYLSDHIITERIYNGFTQHAVRHTITRSSLGIQDSDIVFGFAARGVPAKGWPVVLEAFKKISSTGAHLILIGDSPYVQELKAEYSQHSNIHFVGFQIELNEWIAITNVGLLPSTFGESLPTVIMEFLAQSKPMIVSDVAECANMIETEGEYAGYVINVPKNIDGFVDEKYRIDVNELAHYMQSYITSSNTLASHSSLALKAFQKFSMQTCVDLHLKVYKQAIAHSMTTHQHDKSVLETF from the coding sequence ATGAACATACTTATATTGAATGACACCTTTACTGTAGGAGGAGCTGAAATTTTTTCAGCTCGCCTAGCTGAGGCGTTGCTAGCAAATGGGAATAATGTTTGGCTATACTCTGTTCATAATTCGAAACATATAGACAGCAAAATGCTCCAGCATAATGCTCCCAATGTTCCAGTAATTAGCTTACATACGAGATTTGACTGGTGGGTTGAAAAAGCTGATTCTCTTTCACGGCGTTTGGATGTAGACTTCAAGATGCGTGAATTTTTAGTCACTTCGCACCTTAAAAAATTCATACAAGAACACGATATTGAGGTAGTACATGCGCATATGTTCGTTAGTGATTACCTTGCTGCAACTGTAAAACACACCGGAGCCAAATTCGCACGAGTTGCTTCAATGCACGGAACACATGAAGGTTTTCTATATAATTATATACACAATACCGGCTGGATCATTCCAAACTACGTTGAAAAATTAAATAAATGCTTGGATGGGCTAGATAGTATTATCTATTCGACTGACAGAAATATAGCATTTTTGAAAGAACCGATAATTAATAAATACTTGTCTGATCATATCATCACAGAGAGAATATATAATGGTTTCACTCAACACGCTGTTCGTCATACCATTACGCGAAGCTCACTGGGTATTCAAGATTCTGATATCGTATTTGGATTTGCTGCCAGAGGTGTTCCAGCTAAAGGATGGCCTGTTGTATTAGAGGCCTTCAAAAAGATTTCCTCTACCGGCGCACATCTTATTCTTATTGGTGATAGTCCTTACGTTCAGGAGCTTAAAGCAGAATACAGTCAGCACTCCAATATTCATTTTGTTGGGTTTCAGATTGAGCTCAACGAATGGATTGCTATTACTAATGTCGGCTTATTACCTTCCACTTTTGGTGAGAGCCTACCTACTGTTATTATGGAGTTTTTAGCTCAGAGCAAGCCAATGATTGTTTCTGATGTAGCCGAGTGCGCCAACATGATTGAAACAGAGGGTGAATATGCGGGCTATGTAATTAACGTACCAAAAAACATTGACGGTTTCGTAGATGAAAAGTATAGAATTGATGTCAATGAATTAGCGCATTACATGCAATCTTATATTACTAGCAGTAATACTCTTGCCAGTCATAGTTCTTTAGCGCTCAAAGCATTTCAAAAGTTCTCTATGCAAACCTGCGTTGACCTTCACCTAAAAGTTTATAAGCAAGCTATAGCGCATTCAATGACAACTCATCAACATGATAAAAGTGTTTTAGAAACCTTTTAA
- a CDS encoding glycosyltransferase family 4 protein yields the protein MTKRSQSLRIGFLTSTDPLNRRSWSGVHYSIFRAAERVLGSVEALGPVPMVWPLRIGDNLNRRLIKPLTGKRYHYSWSVVLAKLYARTFKRKLANKAFDLLLAPASFTEIAYLDTTTPVVYIEDSTLNQLIDFYPGLMGLLDVSKKELNFIEKKALIKASLICYSSEWAAHSAVSDYGVDPNKVVVIPFGSNYPHPPTRAEAINHPTRSNGTCHLLFVGGEWGRKGGDIAYDTLVALTEMGVDARLTVVGCKPADAARYTHPGFRLLPFLNMSVPAEAAQLHQLFSEADFFLLPSRAECAAIAFADANSFGVPVITTDVGGISSFIKQGTNGVMLPLTSTGQDFANTIRHLFQHQETYTQMRWNARQQYETTLNWDEWAKQLRDVLVMRNIIPAL from the coding sequence ATGACCAAACGTTCCCAATCCTTGCGTATAGGCTTTCTTACCAGCACGGATCCTTTAAACAGACGTTCCTGGTCGGGAGTGCATTACTCAATCTTCCGAGCAGCAGAACGGGTGCTTGGGTCGGTAGAAGCTTTGGGCCCGGTGCCGATGGTGTGGCCGTTACGTATTGGTGACAATCTGAATCGACGGCTTATCAAACCCCTTACTGGTAAACGGTATCATTATTCTTGGAGTGTAGTATTAGCCAAGTTATACGCTCGTACATTCAAGCGTAAACTGGCAAATAAGGCGTTCGACCTTTTGCTGGCACCTGCCTCGTTTACAGAAATAGCCTATCTTGATACTACTACTCCGGTTGTATACATCGAGGACTCAACCTTAAACCAGTTAATTGATTTTTATCCAGGCTTAATGGGGTTACTCGATGTTTCGAAGAAAGAGTTGAATTTTATAGAGAAAAAAGCTTTAATTAAAGCCTCGTTGATATGCTACTCGTCGGAATGGGCCGCTCACTCAGCGGTCAGTGACTACGGAGTTGATCCTAATAAAGTGGTAGTCATCCCCTTTGGCTCTAACTACCCGCATCCGCCAACCCGCGCAGAAGCAATTAATCACCCTACTCGCTCTAATGGCACGTGCCATTTGCTATTTGTGGGAGGAGAATGGGGACGTAAAGGAGGAGATATTGCTTACGATACTTTGGTTGCATTAACGGAGATGGGCGTTGATGCTCGTCTCACAGTAGTGGGGTGTAAACCGGCGGATGCGGCGCGATATACGCACCCGGGGTTTCGACTGCTGCCCTTTCTGAATATGTCAGTACCTGCTGAGGCTGCCCAACTCCACCAGCTTTTTAGTGAGGCTGACTTTTTTCTTTTACCATCCCGGGCGGAGTGTGCTGCTATTGCTTTTGCGGATGCAAATTCATTTGGAGTACCCGTCATCACCACGGATGTGGGCGGCATCAGCAGTTTTATTAAGCAGGGAACTAATGGCGTAATGCTCCCACTCACTAGTACCGGGCAGGATTTTGCTAACACAATCCGGCACCTGTTTCAACATCAGGAAACGTATACTCAAATGAGATGGAACGCTCGCCAGCAGTACGAAACTACCCTGAACTGGGATGAATGGGCAAAGCAACTGCGAGACGTATTAGTGATGCGTAATATCATTCCCGCGCTTTAA
- a CDS encoding IS1 family transposase → MASSPLPHRPKELELDELWTFIGRKRRKKWLWLAVERHTRRIGAWVLGSRGRATARRLWRALPGPYRTGTWYHTDAWEAYRGVLPERAHRAHPKGSGQTSIVEAVNCSLPQKCAVLVRKSCSFSRSLAMHHVRIQLVIDEHNRRCTTT, encoded by the coding sequence CTGGCCAGCAGCCCGCTGCCGCACCGGCCGAAAGAACTGGAGCTAGATGAGTTGTGGACGTTTATCGGCCGCAAACGCCGCAAGAAGTGGCTGTGGCTAGCCGTCGAACGGCACACGCGGCGCATCGGGGCCTGGGTGTTAGGCTCGCGCGGCCGCGCCACGGCTCGGCGCCTATGGCGGGCGCTACCGGGCCCGTATCGTACGGGTACCTGGTACCACACGGACGCATGGGAGGCCTACCGCGGCGTGCTGCCCGAGCGCGCCCACCGCGCCCATCCGAAAGGCAGCGGCCAGACCAGCATTGTAGAGGCTGTCAATTGCTCCCTGCCTCAAAAGTGTGCTGTGCTCGTGCGCAAGTCTTGCTCCTTCAGTCGCTCGCTGGCCATGCATCATGTCCGAATTCAACTCGTTATTGACGAGCATAATCGACGTTGCACCACCACTTAG
- a CDS encoding IS1/IS1595 family N-terminal zinc-binding domain-containing protein yields the protein MRQTTLTCAKCGSTALRKNGHSHGQAKYRCLNCRHQAAFAPAAPRKAAQYAQVEKLLLERVSQRAIVRLTGVARMPVAKLAKKSADTPGQQPAAAPAERTGAR from the coding sequence ATGCGGCAGACAACTCTTACCTGCGCCAAATGCGGCAGCACCGCCTTGCGCAAAAATGGTCATAGCCACGGACAGGCGAAGTACCGGTGCCTCAACTGCCGCCACCAGGCGGCTTTCGCGCCGGCCGCCCCGCGCAAAGCCGCCCAGTATGCGCAAGTGGAAAAGCTCCTGCTGGAGCGGGTTTCGCAGCGAGCCATCGTGCGCCTGACCGGGGTGGCGCGCATGCCGGTGGCGAAGCTGGCAAAAAAAAGCGCAGACACGCCTGGCCAGCAGCCCGCTGCCGCACCGGCCGAAAGAACTGGAGCTAGATGA
- a CDS encoding ABC transporter ATP-binding protein yields the protein MKQGVVGESLASVYYYLTPGDKRQFILMLVLLLISSLLEVFGLASLVPIIMAASRPGTINQNKYTAWIYNLAGFENEKTFLLFAILLILLFFVAKNIFTTWVNYKQVSFSTKVALQIIEDQFKKFTSLPYWDFINVGSSIFTHHILNIPQQFVTIVIRQLFVLLSEIFIVAIIIVAILFYQPFLFLLLVLVLVPSTLLTYRLLRQRSQYVGARLDKLRPVPYAILSDMFAGFTELTLANKKHKFKERLNINQEEFQKLEGRSYLYSLIPLKVIEMVAIFAISTIFIYSLFFTENPANVITIIGAFAAAAYRLMPSVNRIISSLVALKQSEIVRKELERYRKETFPQLLSANKQPLLFTQDITFKNISFSFPSSDTPVINNISFQVKKGEKIGFIGTSGSGKTTLMNVLLRFYPEESGNILVDGIPLSGANLLAWYQLIGYVKQDTFLMEASIQDNITLHDDNPDEERLKYAIEQASLSHFVNSLPEGVNTRIGERGSRLSGGQRQRIGIARALYKKTEIMILDEATSALDNETEHEVNESINRLSHTAITLFIIAHRLTTLRYCDRIYELKEGEIIAEHQYADIIADLH from the coding sequence ATGAAACAGGGAGTTGTTGGTGAGTCGCTAGCGAGTGTATATTATTATCTGACTCCTGGTGACAAGCGTCAGTTTATATTGATGTTAGTGCTTCTACTAATCTCCTCATTGTTGGAGGTGTTTGGCTTAGCGTCTTTGGTGCCAATTATCATGGCAGCTTCACGTCCAGGAACTATCAATCAAAACAAGTATACCGCATGGATATACAATCTTGCAGGTTTTGAGAACGAAAAAACATTCCTTCTATTTGCTATATTATTAATATTACTGTTTTTTGTAGCGAAGAATATTTTTACAACTTGGGTAAATTACAAGCAAGTATCTTTTTCAACAAAGGTGGCTTTGCAAATTATAGAAGATCAATTCAAGAAATTTACCAGTTTGCCTTACTGGGATTTTATTAACGTAGGCTCTTCTATTTTTACTCATCATATACTCAATATTCCCCAGCAGTTTGTCACTATTGTGATTCGTCAATTATTCGTGTTGTTATCAGAAATCTTTATTGTTGCTATTATTATAGTAGCAATATTATTTTATCAGCCATTTTTGTTTCTCCTATTGGTGTTGGTATTAGTGCCTAGCACTCTATTAACATACCGCCTTCTGCGCCAACGTTCACAATATGTTGGCGCAAGATTAGATAAGCTACGACCCGTTCCTTACGCTATTTTAAGTGATATGTTTGCTGGCTTTACTGAACTCACCTTAGCCAACAAAAAACACAAATTCAAGGAACGACTTAATATAAATCAAGAAGAATTTCAAAAACTAGAGGGTCGGTCTTATTTATACTCATTAATACCCCTTAAGGTAATCGAGATGGTAGCTATATTTGCTATTTCTACTATCTTTATTTATTCATTATTTTTTACCGAAAATCCAGCAAACGTAATTACAATCATTGGCGCATTTGCGGCGGCAGCTTATAGATTAATGCCTTCCGTAAACAGGATCATTAGTTCTTTAGTCGCGCTAAAGCAAAGTGAGATTGTACGGAAAGAACTGGAGCGTTATCGCAAAGAAACATTTCCTCAGCTTTTATCCGCAAACAAGCAGCCCTTGCTGTTTACCCAAGATATCACCTTCAAAAACATCAGCTTTTCCTTTCCTTCATCGGACACACCAGTAATTAATAATATTTCATTTCAAGTAAAGAAAGGTGAAAAAATAGGTTTTATTGGAACTTCTGGTTCTGGAAAGACTACTCTGATGAATGTGTTGCTCCGATTCTATCCAGAAGAGTCTGGCAATATTCTTGTGGACGGCATACCGCTCAGTGGTGCAAATCTTTTGGCTTGGTATCAGCTTATTGGCTACGTCAAGCAAGATACTTTCCTGATGGAAGCTTCTATACAAGATAACATTACTTTGCACGATGACAATCCAGACGAGGAAAGGCTAAAATATGCAATCGAGCAAGCCTCATTGTCCCACTTTGTGAACTCGCTACCAGAAGGAGTGAACACTCGTATTGGTGAACGTGGCTCTAGACTATCAGGTGGCCAACGTCAACGCATTGGTATCGCGCGTGCACTTTATAAGAAGACTGAGATAATGATTCTGGATGAAGCAACCTCTGCTCTTGATAATGAAACCGAGCATGAAGTGAATGAATCTATCAACAGACTATCCCATACAGCTATTACTTTATTTATCATAGCACACCGATTGACCACTTTACGTTATTGCGACCGAATTTACGAGCTAAAAGAAGGAGAGATAATTGCAGAACACCAGTATGCTGATATTATAGCAGATCTTCATTAG
- a CDS encoding helix-turn-helix domain-containing protein gives MPQKAIPSTTLAAAVREYLGLSQVQLAVYLGLTRGQIAHVEAGRRLLRGEASQRLRELAQLLPDTDHSAEPSVVQALPAVPAPVRLRRRQVQCARRAASLRVELTQLEACAAQARRWEQLLVKWRAGQPSQSAEAHTARQHRFLEEWAATAAAALNPDAMAERVLLKLRIKYLEAEAAALREILAVQVTDEKNLEAENMR, from the coding sequence ATGCCCCAAAAAGCCATTCCTTCCACTACTCTGGCCGCTGCTGTACGGGAATATCTAGGTTTGTCTCAGGTGCAGTTGGCCGTTTACCTAGGGCTTACGAGGGGACAGATAGCCCACGTAGAAGCAGGACGGCGGTTGTTGCGGGGGGAAGCCAGCCAGCGTCTGCGTGAGTTGGCTCAACTGCTGCCAGATACTGATCATTCTGCTGAACCGTCAGTAGTGCAAGCACTGCCTGCGGTACCTGCCCCAGTCCGATTACGTCGCCGGCAGGTCCAGTGTGCGCGGCGGGCTGCTAGCCTCCGCGTGGAGTTGACACAACTGGAGGCTTGTGCCGCCCAAGCTCGGCGTTGGGAACAGTTGCTTGTCAAGTGGCGGGCTGGGCAGCCATCCCAGTCCGCCGAGGCTCATACCGCTCGCCAGCACCGGTTTCTGGAAGAGTGGGCCGCCACCGCGGCGGCAGCTTTGAACCCGGATGCAATGGCAGAGCGGGTGCTACTGAAACTGCGCATTAAATACCTCGAAGCAGAAGCTGCCGCGCTAAGGGAGATACTAGCGGTTCAGGTTACTGATGAGAAAAATCTTGAGGCTGAGAATATGAGATGA
- a CDS encoding glycosyltransferase family 4 protein: MTILVAVEELRIGGAQTFALRLAQALHEAGHLVYLYNMYWQYTEHDLVKRLAPDVELVQYQPCNRKLDNFIMRADSWLQRRGKHSELRARSLRKHLRRVIQEKQIEVVSSNTFKADHLCAQVLLHFPHIPLIITMHGDYEQFLVSYREGKNHVIPAYITQLTETVSRLNGVAYLSDQNLESLRPEVVGITTDHIHVRRIYNGLDGRFSNEAFRFTRAALNISDDALVYGMVARGVPEKGWEPVIQAYQQLRAEILRPMNLVLVGASFFLDQLREKYKADESLRFLGFVNNPVDCVMSFDVGILASSLRESLPNSIAEYLFCGKAVISTDIGEIRQMIRTSDGQEAGLLVEFPVEELTDTRQLYQAMRCYATDNELLSLHQQLAQQAFEKFDMKYCVQAYTALYQSCQGRLAREFA, translated from the coding sequence ATGACTATTCTTGTTGCCGTTGAAGAGCTCCGAATCGGGGGAGCCCAAACATTTGCCTTGCGTTTAGCTCAAGCATTACATGAAGCCGGGCATCTGGTGTACCTGTACAATATGTACTGGCAGTACACGGAGCACGATCTAGTAAAGCGACTGGCGCCGGATGTAGAGTTAGTACAGTATCAGCCTTGCAACCGGAAGCTGGACAACTTCATAATGCGTGCTGATAGTTGGCTGCAGCGTCGGGGAAAACACTCAGAGTTACGAGCCAGAAGTTTGCGCAAGCACTTGCGGCGCGTAATTCAAGAAAAGCAAATCGAAGTAGTTAGCAGCAACACTTTTAAGGCTGACCATTTATGCGCCCAGGTGTTACTGCATTTCCCTCATATCCCGCTGATAATAACCATGCACGGTGACTATGAACAATTTCTGGTATCTTACCGTGAGGGCAAAAACCACGTTATTCCAGCGTATATAACTCAACTTACCGAGACGGTAAGCCGGCTTAACGGCGTCGCTTATCTATCGGATCAGAACTTGGAATCGTTGCGGCCGGAAGTGGTAGGCATTACCACTGATCATATACATGTACGGCGTATTTATAACGGGCTTGATGGCCGTTTTTCAAATGAAGCATTCCGGTTTACTCGCGCCGCTCTTAATATATCCGATGATGCTTTGGTATACGGGATGGTGGCCCGTGGGGTACCGGAAAAAGGCTGGGAACCCGTAATTCAGGCGTATCAACAGCTAAGAGCGGAGATACTTCGGCCAATGAACTTGGTGCTGGTAGGAGCAAGTTTTTTTCTGGATCAGTTACGGGAAAAATATAAAGCAGACGAAAGCTTGCGCTTTTTAGGCTTTGTGAACAACCCAGTGGATTGTGTGATGTCCTTCGACGTCGGTATTCTAGCTTCATCTTTGAGGGAGAGCCTGCCCAATTCCATTGCTGAATATCTATTCTGTGGCAAAGCGGTTATTTCAACGGATATAGGCGAAATCAGGCAGATGATTCGTACGAGCGACGGACAAGAGGCCGGATTATTAGTTGAATTTCCTGTCGAAGAACTAACCGATACACGGCAGCTGTATCAGGCCATGCGCTGCTATGCTACCGATAATGAACTCTTATCCCTGCATCAGCAACTGGCTCAGCAGGCGTTTGAGAAATTTGATATGAAGTATTGTGTGCAGGCTTACACAGCGCTGTATCAAAGTTGTCAGGGACGGTTAGCCAGAGAATTTGCATAA
- a CDS encoding glycosyltransferase family 4 protein — protein MAAAPWGGSEELWTRTALEALQQGHEVYCSVMKWDTLAPELIRLREQGARLHLRLLYSPDLLVRIRRRLLSKLGFIESLERTLDTFRPDVICVNQGGNFDLTEMHWLREYLLQSNVPLGILCHNFNPGVLPSDEARRHGIAIFGKAKRVFFVSHEQAHVTQRQLAQAFDHCVVVKNPVNLANTVLHPWPEDSVPQLAMVASLDVNRKGHDVVLEALSQPAWHYRPWHLNLYGEGPDRAYIQELVALYGLNERVTLHGNVTDIERVWQQNHLLLLPSRLEAAPLAVMEAMLCGRPVVATAVGTVPEWVTSGQQGFIAPAPTVTLFGEALEAAWVSQHLWPEMGCLAHQAARKHLDPQAPATFLKLITQLAQQEQKMRKISEATLIS, from the coding sequence ATGGCCGCTGCACCTTGGGGGGGGAGTGAGGAACTGTGGACGCGCACAGCATTAGAAGCGCTTCAGCAGGGACATGAGGTGTATTGCAGCGTAATGAAATGGGATACCCTAGCTCCTGAACTGATTCGGCTCCGCGAACAAGGGGCAAGGCTACACCTGCGTCTTCTGTATTCTCCTGACTTACTCGTACGGATTCGTCGCCGGTTGCTGAGCAAGCTGGGGTTTATTGAATCCTTAGAAAGAACGCTGGACACGTTTCGCCCCGATGTTATCTGCGTTAACCAAGGTGGGAACTTCGATTTAACTGAGATGCATTGGTTGCGAGAGTACTTGCTCCAATCTAATGTTCCACTGGGCATCTTGTGTCATAATTTCAACCCGGGTGTGCTGCCATCGGATGAAGCTAGGCGGCATGGCATAGCAATTTTTGGGAAAGCTAAACGCGTGTTCTTCGTCTCGCACGAGCAAGCACATGTCACGCAGCGCCAGCTGGCTCAGGCGTTTGATCATTGTGTGGTAGTCAAGAACCCCGTGAATTTAGCAAATACAGTGCTGCATCCATGGCCCGAAGACTCAGTTCCGCAGCTAGCAATGGTGGCCAGCTTGGACGTAAACCGCAAGGGGCACGATGTTGTGCTGGAAGCGTTGAGCCAACCGGCTTGGCACTACCGGCCCTGGCACTTAAACCTGTACGGCGAAGGCCCAGACCGGGCCTACATTCAGGAGCTAGTGGCTTTGTATGGTTTGAACGAAAGGGTAACCCTGCACGGCAATGTAACCGATATAGAGCGAGTCTGGCAGCAGAACCATTTGCTATTGCTCCCTTCACGACTGGAAGCGGCTCCCCTGGCTGTGATGGAAGCTATGCTGTGCGGCCGTCCGGTAGTAGCTACAGCCGTTGGCACCGTACCCGAATGGGTGACATCAGGGCAGCAAGGATTCATAGCCCCAGCCCCTACTGTTACTCTTTTTGGTGAGGCGCTTGAAGCAGCATGGGTGTCTCAGCATCTATGGCCCGAAATGGGGTGTCTAGCTCACCAAGCTGCGCGTAAGCACTTAGACCCTCAAGCCCCGGCCACATTTTTAAAGCTTATCACACAACTCGCCCAACAAGAACAAAAAATGCGTAAGATCAGTGAAGCCACTTTGATAAGCTAG
- a CDS encoding acyltransferase family protein, producing MQLIKLLPRSNGKTSLPSEKATVRSRFNPNLEALRAVAALVVVWHHAIIHEFQLDPAYKPNGIAGFNPPGHFSVLIFFVLSGYVISLAHKKALTWATVGTYLRKRFTRIYPIYVLSLSGALIVAGFAYSLYTVIAHLLFGQMVLAPLISENNPLWSLQYEIFFYLLFVPLSMLRVQPIMVAIVTTLLSFVALYLGTKGIGGSTYSYLIGFSFWALGWSFGSLRNTRAVNYTLLLSTIFFLLAIDARFNVLQIIYNRLLKFATSDSTLGIDLVYWPEAFIYHVDFASLPFAAFIILQFIGYDHKNWKWISLLFQILPAYTLVYIARHYSEGSTVTAIMPAIFYLLSTFLFFIRTEAIERVSKWIIVRLIPLGGISYGLYVIHFPILSAFHRIHLFSGNGYTFAARFVFYVLMSLSVAYWLEKQFQPWIKKYL from the coding sequence TTGCAGCTCATTAAGCTATTGCCTCGATCGAACGGCAAGACCAGCTTACCATCCGAGAAAGCTACGGTTAGATCTAGGTTTAACCCCAACCTTGAAGCCTTGCGGGCAGTGGCGGCCCTGGTGGTGGTGTGGCACCATGCCATTATTCATGAATTCCAGCTTGATCCAGCTTATAAACCTAATGGCATAGCAGGATTTAATCCTCCTGGCCACTTCTCGGTACTTATCTTCTTTGTGCTTTCGGGCTATGTAATTAGCCTAGCTCACAAAAAAGCTCTTACTTGGGCTACAGTTGGTACGTACCTACGCAAACGCTTTACGCGCATCTATCCAATATACGTATTGAGCTTGTCTGGTGCCCTTATTGTCGCAGGTTTCGCGTATTCATTGTATACTGTTATTGCACACCTCTTATTTGGTCAGATGGTGCTGGCTCCTCTCATATCTGAGAACAACCCCCTTTGGTCTTTGCAGTATGAGATATTTTTTTATCTGCTTTTTGTGCCGTTATCCATGCTACGCGTTCAACCTATCATGGTGGCTATCGTGACAACTCTGCTTTCCTTCGTAGCACTATATTTAGGAACTAAAGGAATTGGAGGAAGTACTTACTCGTACTTGATTGGCTTTTCCTTTTGGGCTTTGGGCTGGAGCTTTGGCTCGCTTCGAAATACCCGCGCGGTAAACTACACCTTGCTGCTGAGTACGATTTTCTTCCTTTTAGCTATTGATGCACGTTTCAATGTTTTGCAGATCATTTATAACCGATTACTCAAATTTGCTACCAGCGACTCAACATTAGGTATAGATCTTGTCTACTGGCCAGAAGCATTTATTTACCACGTTGACTTTGCTTCTTTGCCGTTTGCCGCATTTATTATTTTGCAGTTTATCGGCTATGACCACAAAAATTGGAAATGGATTAGCTTATTATTTCAGATTCTACCAGCTTATACGCTGGTATACATAGCACGCCACTATTCTGAAGGCTCCACCGTTACAGCAATAATGCCTGCCATTTTTTATCTGTTGAGCACATTTCTTTTTTTCATACGAACGGAAGCTATTGAACGAGTAAGTAAATGGATAATAGTCCGGCTAATTCCACTTGGTGGTATCTCTTATGGACTGTACGTGATTCACTTTCCTATTCTATCCGCCTTTCACCGTATTCATTTGTTTAGTGGCAACGGTTACACCTTTGCTGCTCGGTTTGTATTCTATGTGCTTATGAGTTTGAGCGTAGCGTACTGGTTGGAAAAACAATTCCAACCTTGGATAAAAAAATATTTATAA
- a CDS encoding NAD-dependent epimerase/dehydratase family protein has product MSDFHSSSPLVLTTCVIGGAGFIGRAVVDELLTQGRRVLVVGRGTDPATLPAGVDYLENPPNDGGAALQAALTRVDEVVDLAYATVPQTSYQDPVNDILVNLPEAVRLFEMASALPIRKFVWVSSGGTVYGRTTAASIDESHPTQPLSPYGITKLAIEKYAHMYFESRGLPIVCVRPSNAFGESQRPYIGQGFIATAIASVLDERELTLFGAQGTVRDYLHVRDVASGIVAALVHGRPGEIYNIGSGQGLSNRQVLDALAPLATAAGHEVRVVVQPSRPFDVPRNVLDYTKLHNDTGWYPSMSFPEALQRTWAWYLSKHQHSAFSAQAKS; this is encoded by the coding sequence GTGTCTGACTTTCATTCATCCTCACCCTTAGTTCTTACTACTTGTGTCATTGGTGGAGCGGGCTTTATTGGACGGGCAGTAGTAGATGAGTTGTTAACTCAAGGGCGCCGGGTGTTAGTGGTAGGACGCGGCACGGATCCTGCAACTTTACCGGCTGGTGTCGATTACTTAGAAAATCCGCCTAACGATGGAGGAGCAGCCTTGCAGGCAGCACTAACCCGGGTTGATGAAGTGGTTGATCTAGCCTATGCCACTGTACCTCAAACAAGCTACCAAGACCCAGTTAATGACATTCTGGTAAACTTACCAGAAGCTGTACGCCTATTTGAAATGGCTTCGGCACTGCCCATTCGTAAGTTCGTATGGGTATCCTCCGGAGGTACTGTGTATGGTCGCACCACGGCTGCAAGCATTGATGAAAGCCATCCAACGCAGCCCTTGTCACCGTACGGAATTACAAAGCTGGCTATTGAAAAATACGCCCACATGTACTTTGAAAGCCGTGGTCTGCCCATTGTGTGCGTACGGCCTTCTAATGCTTTTGGGGAAAGCCAAAGACCTTATATTGGCCAGGGCTTTATAGCCACGGCTATTGCATCCGTGCTAGATGAAAGGGAACTGACGCTGTTTGGGGCGCAGGGCACTGTTCGGGACTATTTGCATGTGCGCGATGTGGCAAGCGGCATTGTTGCAGCTTTGGTGCACGGCCGACCGGGAGAGATATATAATATTGGCAGTGGGCAAGGACTATCAAACCGCCAAGTACTTGACGCCTTGGCACCACTAGCGACGGCTGCTGGGCACGAAGTGCGGGTGGTAGTGCAACCTAGCCGACCTTTTGATGTGCCCAGAAACGTGCTCGATTATACCAAGTTACATAACGATACCGGCTGGTATCCCAGCATGTCGTTCCCGGAAGCATTACAGCGTACTTGGGCGTGGTACTTATCTAAACATCAACACTCCGCTTTTTCTGCTCAAGCGAAAAGCTAA